A window of the Brassica oleracea var. oleracea cultivar TO1000 chromosome C1, BOL, whole genome shotgun sequence genome harbors these coding sequences:
- the LOC106339696 gene encoding putative F-box/kelch-repeat protein At4g11750 → MGHDAMKRQCDTLFVRFHLCGISNPDMSGKRSFRMLEWYNYVGRSWISLKGIMEKLPKLPKPYYGSLRLENCGGKIVLLWVQNVCSICSTKEEKRIWCAEIALEKRSIQEICGKVKWCDVVLTVPKSCPLEQLFVATI, encoded by the exons ATGGGTCATGACGCCATGAAGCGGCAATGTGATACACTGTTCGTTAGGTTCCATCTATGTGGCATATCAAATCCGGATATGTCCGGAAAGCG ATCGTTTAGAATGCTTGAATGGTACAACTATGTGGGAAGATCTTGGATATCTTTGAAGGGTATTATGGAAAAACTGCCTAAATTACCAAAGCCTTATTATGGTTCTCTGAGATTGGAGAATTGTGGCGGAAAGATTGTGCTTTTATGGGTGCAAAATGTGTGCTCTATTTGTTCTACGAAGGAGGAGAAGAGGATATGGTGTGCTGAGATTGCGCTTGAAAAACGTAGCATACAAGAGATTTGTGGGAAGGTTAAGTGGTGTGACGTTGTGCTTACGGTCCCCAAGTCATGTCCACTAGAACAACTCTTTGTTGCTACTATTTGA
- the LOC106296836 gene encoding growth-regulating factor 5-like isoform X2 has protein sequence MMSLSGNSGRPIGRPPFTPTQWQELEHQALIYKYMVSGVPVPPDLIFSIRRSLDSSLVSRLLPHQPLGWGCYQMGFGRKQDPEPGRCRRTDGKKWRCSREAHPDSKYCEKHMHRGRNRAKKSIDQSQTTAPLTSPSLSFPNNIPSPTLSSSSTTYYASSSSPLAEAYSNSNRFGVGSSNSRGYFNNHSFDYPYPSTPPKQQQQQQQTLSHVSALSLHQNTSTPQLNVLASATDHKDFRYFQGIGERVGVGERTFFPEASRSFQDSPYHHHKQPLATVVDDPYDYTTDNKFDHHHTYSSQHHHHNDQDHRQQQCFVLGADMFNKPTRTVLEYTSRQDHLNQEEEEKDSSDTKKSLHHFFGEEWTQNKNSSDSWLDLSSHSRLDTGS, from the exons ATGATGAGCCTAAGTGGAAATAGTGGGAGACCAATAGGGAGGCCTCCATTTACACCAACTCAATGGCAAGAACTGGAGCATCAAGCCTTAATTTACAAGTACATGGTCTCTGGTGTTCCTGTCCCACCAGACCTCATCTTCTCCATTAGAAGAAGCTTGGACTCTTCCTTGGTCTCTAGACTCCTCCCTCACCAACCAC TTGGGTGGGGATGCTACCAGATGGGATTTGGGAGGAAGCAAGATCCAGAACCAGGGAGATGCAGAAGAACAGATGGTAAGAAATGGAGATGCTCAAGAGAAGCACACCCTGATTCTAAGTACTGTGAAAAACACATGCACAGAGGAAGAAACCGTGCCAAAAAATCTATTGATCAGAGTCAGACAACAGCTCCTTTAACATCACCATCTCTCTCTTTCCCCAACAACATCCCAAGCCCCACCTTGTCCTCTTCTTCTACTACTTATTATGCTTCTTCTTCATCCCCATTAGCTGAGGCTTACAGTAACAGCAATAGGTTTGGTGTTGGTAGTAGTAACAGTAGAGGTTACTTCAATAATCATTCCTTTGATTATCCTTACCCTTCAACTCCACCTAAACAGCAACAACAACAACAACAAACTCTTAGTCATGTTTCTGCTTTGTCACTTCATCAAAACACATCTACTCCTCAACTCAATGTCTTAGCCTCTGCAACTGACCACAAAGACTTCAG ATATTTTCAAGGGATTGGGGAGAGAGTTGGAGTTGGGGAAAGAACTTTTTTTCCAGAAGCTTCTAGAAGCTTTCAAGATTCTCCATACCATCATCACAAACAACCGTTAGCAACAGTGGTGGATGATCCGTACGACTATACTACTGATAATAAGTTTGATCATCATCACACATACTCATCTCAACATCATCATCATAACGACCAAGATCATCGACAACAACAATGTTTTGTTTTGGGCGCCGACATGTTCAACAAACCCACAAGAACTGTCTTGGAATACACATCGAGACAAGATCATCTTAATCAAGAAGAGGAAGAGAAAGATTCATCGGACACGAAGAAGTCTCTTCATCATTTCTTTGGTGAAGAGTGGACACAGAACAAGAACAGTTCAGATTCTTGGCTTGACCTTTCTTCCCACTCAAGACTCGACACTG GTAGCTGA
- the LOC106296836 gene encoding growth-regulating factor 5-like isoform X1, with translation MMSLSGNSGRPIGRPPFTPTQWQELEHQALIYKYMVSGVPVPPDLIFSIRRSLDSSLVSRLLPHQPLGWGCYQMGFGRKQDPEPGRCRRTDGKKWRCSREAHPDSKYCEKHMHRGRNRAKKSIDQSQTTAPLTSPSLSFPNNIPSPTLSSSSTTYYASSSSPLAEAYSNSNRFGVGSSNSRGYFNNHSFDYPYPSTPPKQQQQQQQTLSHVSALSLHQNTSTPQLNVLASATDHKDFRYFQGIGERVGVGERTFFPEASRSFQDSPYHHHKQPLATVVDDPYDYTTDNKFDHHHTYSSQHHHHNDQDHRQQQCFVLGADMFNKPTRTVLEYTSRQDHLNQEEEEKDSSDTKKSLHHFFGEEWTQNKNSSDSWLDLSSHSRLDTAD, from the exons ATGATGAGCCTAAGTGGAAATAGTGGGAGACCAATAGGGAGGCCTCCATTTACACCAACTCAATGGCAAGAACTGGAGCATCAAGCCTTAATTTACAAGTACATGGTCTCTGGTGTTCCTGTCCCACCAGACCTCATCTTCTCCATTAGAAGAAGCTTGGACTCTTCCTTGGTCTCTAGACTCCTCCCTCACCAACCAC TTGGGTGGGGATGCTACCAGATGGGATTTGGGAGGAAGCAAGATCCAGAACCAGGGAGATGCAGAAGAACAGATGGTAAGAAATGGAGATGCTCAAGAGAAGCACACCCTGATTCTAAGTACTGTGAAAAACACATGCACAGAGGAAGAAACCGTGCCAAAAAATCTATTGATCAGAGTCAGACAACAGCTCCTTTAACATCACCATCTCTCTCTTTCCCCAACAACATCCCAAGCCCCACCTTGTCCTCTTCTTCTACTACTTATTATGCTTCTTCTTCATCCCCATTAGCTGAGGCTTACAGTAACAGCAATAGGTTTGGTGTTGGTAGTAGTAACAGTAGAGGTTACTTCAATAATCATTCCTTTGATTATCCTTACCCTTCAACTCCACCTAAACAGCAACAACAACAACAACAAACTCTTAGTCATGTTTCTGCTTTGTCACTTCATCAAAACACATCTACTCCTCAACTCAATGTCTTAGCCTCTGCAACTGACCACAAAGACTTCAG ATATTTTCAAGGGATTGGGGAGAGAGTTGGAGTTGGGGAAAGAACTTTTTTTCCAGAAGCTTCTAGAAGCTTTCAAGATTCTCCATACCATCATCACAAACAACCGTTAGCAACAGTGGTGGATGATCCGTACGACTATACTACTGATAATAAGTTTGATCATCATCACACATACTCATCTCAACATCATCATCATAACGACCAAGATCATCGACAACAACAATGTTTTGTTTTGGGCGCCGACATGTTCAACAAACCCACAAGAACTGTCTTGGAATACACATCGAGACAAGATCATCTTAATCAAGAAGAGGAAGAGAAAGATTCATCGGACACGAAGAAGTCTCTTCATCATTTCTTTGGTGAAGAGTGGACACAGAACAAGAACAGTTCAGATTCTTGGCTTGACCTTTCTTCCCACTCAAGACTCGACACTG CTGATTGA
- the LOC106344904 gene encoding uncharacterized protein LOC106344904 translates to METWEKPSSRRHHRNPSFSSTLLDHIYRSIDDSPPLEPTRKKKLLHEDLDTSPDKLVFHRRSIAADFERSRRTTTTAAAAAADSLFLRYSNSTSSDSSGLSSSESDSFYGRSKSSASPPQPKPIRTSAVSSGERPSTKQELGGFLRTKSKALKIYTDLKKAKQPISPGGRLATFLNSLFTNVSTNPKKPKKNTTSISVLSETQSSSTTCSSASSFSRSCLSKTPSSSGKSKRSVRFCPVNVILDEDSSVYIPCGNNNNDTKRYRQVMEEENRRVIEAAKDLIRKYQKNKDLLAVTTCDDVEDDDDAASCASSDLFELENLSAIGIERYQEELPVYETTHLDNTNRAVATSLIV, encoded by the coding sequence ATGGAGACTTGGGAGAAGCCATCTTCTAGACGTCACCACCGTAACCCTTCCTTCTCCTCCACTCTCCTCGACCACATCTACCGCTCCATCGACGACTCCCCTCCACTAGAACCCACAAGGAAGAAGAAACTCCTCCATGAGGATCTCGACACTTCTCCAGACAAACTAGTCTTTCACCGCCGCTCAATAGCAGCTGACTTCGAAAGGTCCAGGCGAACCACCACCACCGCCGCCGCCGCCGCCGCAGACTCTCTTTTTCTCAGATATTCCAACTCCACCTCCTCTGATTCAAGTGGACTCTCCTCCTCCGAGTCAGACTCCTTCTACGGACGTTCCAAATCCTCTGCCTCTCCTCCGCAACCGAAACCAATCCGTACCTCCGCCGTGAGCTCCGGCGAGAGACCTAGCACCAAACAAGAACTCGGTGGCTTCTTGAGAACCAAGTCAAAAGCGTTGAAGATCTACACCGACTTGAAAAAAGCGAAACAACCAATCTCTCCAGGCGGACGACTCGCTACGTTCCTCAACTCGCTTTTCACCAACGTATCCACTAACCCCAAGAAGCCCAAGAAAAACACCACTTCCATCTCTGTCTTGTCGGAGACACAGTCATCCTCCACCACGTGCTCCTCGGCGTCGTCTTTCTCTAGGTCTTGCCTGAGCAAAACTCCCTCGTCTAGTGGAAAATCTAAAAGGTCCGTACGGTTCTGTCCGGTGAATGTGATCCTCGACGAAGATTCCTCCGTTTACATCCCTTGCGGTAATAACAACAACGACACCAAACGTTATCGCCAAGTTATGGAGGAGGAGAATCGCCGCGTTATCGAAGCGGCCAAGGATCTTATCAGAAAGTACCAAAAGAACAAGGATCTTTTGGCCGTGACAACGTGCGATGACGTTGAAGATGATGATGATGCGGCGAGTTGTGCTAGCTCGGATCTGTTCGAGTTGGAGAATCTTTCGGCGATTGGGATCGAGCGGTATCAAGAAGAGTTACCAGTATATGAGACCACTCATTTAGATAATACTAATCGAGCCGTTGCTACAAGTTTAATTGTATAA